In Candidatus Baltobacteraceae bacterium, a genomic segment contains:
- a CDS encoding flagellin, whose product MNLQIGADDVLLNLDRNQLAFEKTVQQLSSGLRINSAADDPSGNAIATNLTSKVNGLQQAVNNVQNGINALNVANGALGSVQNILVRINNLIVEANSDINSTQDLQDIQTEIESLLTEINTIGEKTNFNGLNLLDGAFDTSTGSLPTFTEVASPYGSGSTQVENETGAGGSGPLIAIAPGLSPIPLAVGTFVPALMVYTVTGYSAGQATLEIDAYSTASDFGPAPLYSQSIQIPTGSGQTPNEELTTADGTGLLMENFQIANLSPNDVGVTMAFLSTDGAPAGTGTALSLNDGGDEGDTLSISLPTINTGALGLADVSVLAPTVEDANFNVSTSSSNNFSASYSQLLVQNALTTITTNEAQIGAQIVAMNDDDTDDNTAIVNYQQSVSQLADLNVGQATTQYTQEQILTSVGTEVLSQIESNAKIMTALLIQALIA is encoded by the coding sequence ATGAACCTACAAATCGGAGCGGATGACGTACTGCTGAACCTCGATCGAAATCAGCTAGCGTTCGAAAAGACGGTCCAGCAGCTCTCGTCGGGGCTGCGCATCAACAGCGCAGCCGACGACCCCAGCGGCAACGCGATCGCTACCAATCTCACGAGCAAAGTGAACGGTCTCCAGCAAGCCGTGAACAACGTGCAGAACGGCATCAACGCGCTCAATGTTGCCAACGGCGCTCTCGGCTCGGTCCAGAACATTCTGGTCCGCATCAACAACCTGATCGTCGAAGCAAATAGCGACATCAACTCGACGCAAGACCTTCAGGATATCCAAACCGAGATCGAATCGTTGCTCACCGAAATCAACACGATCGGCGAGAAGACCAATTTCAACGGATTGAATTTGCTCGATGGAGCATTCGATACGTCGACCGGTTCGCTGCCTACGTTTACCGAGGTCGCATCGCCCTATGGAAGCGGATCGACGCAGGTGGAAAACGAGACCGGCGCCGGCGGCTCGGGACCGCTGATCGCTATCGCGCCCGGACTCTCCCCGATTCCGCTCGCCGTCGGAACGTTCGTACCGGCGTTGATGGTCTACACCGTCACGGGGTATAGTGCAGGGCAGGCGACGCTCGAAATCGATGCATACAGCACCGCCAGCGACTTTGGACCCGCGCCGCTCTATTCGCAGTCGATCCAGATACCGACCGGCAGCGGCCAAACGCCGAACGAGGAACTCACGACCGCCGACGGCACCGGTTTGCTGATGGAGAATTTCCAGATCGCAAACCTCTCTCCAAACGACGTCGGCGTAACGATGGCTTTCCTTTCGACCGATGGGGCGCCGGCGGGAACGGGAACGGCTCTTAGCTTGAACGACGGCGGTGACGAGGGCGATACGCTCAGCATCTCGCTTCCAACCATCAATACCGGCGCGCTCGGGCTAGCGGACGTCTCAGTACTCGCTCCGACGGTCGAGGACGCGAACTTCAACGTCAGTACGAGTTCGAGCAATAACTTTTCCGCATCGTACTCCCAATTGCTCGTTCAAAATGCGCTCACGACGATCACGACGAACGAGGCGCAGATCGGAGCCCAGATCGTCGCGATGAACGACGACGATACCGACGACAACACCGCGATCGTCAACTACCAGCAATCGGTGAGCCAACTCGCCGATCTCAACGTCGGACAAGCGACCACTCAGTACACCCAAGAACAGATTCTCACCAGCGTGGGCACCGAAGTGCTCAGTCAGATCGAAAGCAACGCCAAGATCATGACCGCCCTGCTGATCCAGGCGCTCATCGCATAG